A genomic region of Melopsittacus undulatus isolate bMelUnd1 chromosome 5, bMelUnd1.mat.Z, whole genome shotgun sequence contains the following coding sequences:
- the LRTM2 gene encoding leucine-rich repeat and transmembrane domain-containing protein 2 — protein sequence MLPTTAGHRWRSRFLMRWQEACLLGCWLSLCAAESFFACPSSCKCNSGNLEVDCSGLGLSSIPSDIPTNTRTFLFLNNKLSILPGAVFSNLSALQRLDLSNNFLDQLPQNIFSDLGNLTELQLRNNSIRALDKDLLQHTALLRQLDLSINGLAQIPSGIFDDLPALRSLSLRSNRLQSLDRVTFEPLTSLQQLQVGDNPWECDCNLRDFKHWMEWFSYRGGKIDQLACTLPKELKGKDMRMVPMEMFNYCSQLDDENSSTVLDNTGPPCTKGSPTPSKSKSGPETEVEPSVGCPQKQRYRPVSVRRAIGTVIIAGVVCGIVCIMMVVAAAYGCIYASLMAKYHRELKKRQPLMGDTEGEHEEQKQISSVA from the exons ATGCTGCCTACAACTGCTGGCCACAGGTGGAGGAGCAGGTTCCTCATGAGGTGGCAAGAGGCTTGTT TGCTTGGCTGCTGGCTGTCATTGTGTGCTGCCGAGTCCTTCTTTGCTTGTCCTTCCTCCTGCAAGTGTAACAGTGGCAACCTGGAAGTGGACTGTAGTGGCTTGGgcctctcctccatcccctcagaCATCCCCACAAACACCAGGACCTTCCTCTTTCTCAACAACAAACTCAGCATCCTGCCAGGAGCAGTGTTTTCCAACCTCTCTGCTCTACAGAGGCTGGATCTATCCAACAACTTCTTGGACCAGCTCCCTCAGAACATCTTCAGTGACCTGGGGAACCTCACGGAGCTTCAGCTGAGGAACAACAGCATCCGGGCCTTAGACAAGGACCTGCTACAACACACGGCCCTGCTGCGCCAGCTGGACCTCTCCATCAACGGCCTAGCCCAGATACCCTCGGGCATCTTTGACGACCTGCCTGCTCTCCGCTCCCTCTCTCTCAGGTCCAATCGCCTGCAGAGCCTGGACAGGGTGACCTTCGAACCGCTAACCAGCCTGCAGCAACTCCAAGTTGGGGATAACCCCTGGGAATGTGACTGCAACCTCCGAGACTTCAAGCACTGGATGGAGTGGTTCTCCTACCGAG GTGGGAAAATTGACCAGCTGGCGTGTACCCTGCCCAAAGAGCTGAAAGGGAAGGATATGAGAATGGTGCCCATGGAGATGTTTAACTACTGCTCCCAGTTGGATGATGAAAACAGCTCTACAGTGCTGGACAATACTGGCCCACCCTGCACTAAAGGAAGCCCAACTCCTTCCAAATCTAAATCGGGCCCAGAAACAGAAGTGGAGCCCAGTGTGGGATGCCCTCAGAAACAGCGTTATAGGCCTGTGAGCGTGCGCCGGGCTATAGGCACTGTGATCATTGCAGGGGTGGTTTGCGGCATTGTGTGCATCATGATGGTGGTGGCAGCTGCTTATGGTTGCATCTATGCCTCCCTTATGGCCAAATACCACCGGGAGCTGAAGAAGAGGCAGCCACTCATGGGTGACACAGAAGGTGAACATGAAGAGCAGAAACAAATCTCTTCTGTGGCATGA